One Burkholderia vietnamiensis LMG 10929 genomic window carries:
- a CDS encoding bacteriophage N4 adsorption protein A encodes MKRSTRPITAGLARCARLSALALAMSLAWQPPAHAARPLVPKAFRLADGAYKAIDAGDLPRAEVYALRALQIQPGSEQLGLLLVDVYRREGKVDDADALLESLSTRFPNSAAVLAQHGYLAQRQMRYDVACRDFSAAVAGGKWSAEQQRNLRLAWSDSALAANRPHEAGIALAPLADEKSAVIQVRIAQLSLQAGDHDTAIRMAELAASDAATDTERNMAAAIAAQARQVDRPPQAPADDSAMQHLQHAYDLLREHRDRDALDAFQQGFAGGAGNAMNYADAGYAAKRIGLNDESVQMFEHSLDADESEHAFDTQRKFGYRREVEQLQRTWGFVLSAPYQSAAFGPQGTISVLQPGVEAYWQPPKIGYQNGRILQFFVRGYGTAYDGNGNVTGMPTVQGSVGVRYKPIPDQNVVMTAERLFHIGSLSMTDWLMRLGYSSEAGTDLRVTEPSWRSWQAYVEGAYFIHAGRYIVYSELRYGHTWRLPMLGNRLTVYPHVAVAGDHDNREKDETAIGVGPGIQFRYWFREGRYTAPASYVDVTVQYRFPLTSAARARGLVVRATLWF; translated from the coding sequence ATGAAACGCTCGACCCGTCCGATCACCGCCGGCCTCGCGCGCTGCGCGCGGCTCAGCGCACTGGCGCTCGCCATGTCGCTCGCGTGGCAGCCGCCCGCGCACGCTGCCCGGCCGCTCGTCCCCAAAGCGTTCCGGCTGGCCGACGGCGCCTACAAGGCAATCGACGCCGGCGACCTGCCCCGCGCGGAGGTGTATGCGTTGCGCGCACTGCAGATCCAGCCGGGCAGCGAGCAGCTCGGACTGTTGCTCGTCGACGTGTACCGGCGCGAAGGCAAGGTCGACGACGCCGACGCGCTGCTCGAATCGCTGAGCACACGTTTTCCGAACAGCGCGGCCGTGCTCGCGCAGCACGGTTATCTCGCGCAGCGCCAGATGCGCTACGACGTCGCGTGCCGCGACTTCTCGGCCGCCGTGGCGGGCGGCAAGTGGAGCGCGGAGCAGCAGCGCAACCTGCGGCTCGCATGGTCGGACAGCGCGCTCGCGGCGAACCGTCCGCATGAAGCGGGCATCGCGCTGGCGCCGCTCGCCGATGAAAAATCCGCGGTGATCCAGGTGCGCATCGCGCAATTGAGCCTGCAGGCCGGCGATCACGACACGGCGATCCGGATGGCCGAACTGGCCGCCAGCGACGCGGCGACGGACACCGAACGCAACATGGCCGCCGCGATCGCCGCGCAGGCGCGGCAGGTCGATCGGCCGCCGCAGGCACCGGCCGACGACTCGGCGATGCAGCATCTGCAACACGCGTACGACCTGCTGCGCGAGCACCGCGATCGCGATGCGCTCGACGCGTTCCAGCAAGGCTTCGCCGGCGGCGCCGGCAACGCGATGAACTATGCGGATGCCGGCTATGCGGCGAAGCGGATCGGCCTGAACGACGAATCGGTGCAGATGTTCGAGCACAGTCTCGATGCCGACGAAAGCGAGCACGCGTTCGACACGCAGCGCAAGTTCGGCTATCGGCGCGAAGTCGAGCAACTGCAGCGCACGTGGGGTTTCGTGCTGAGCGCGCCGTATCAATCGGCCGCGTTCGGCCCGCAAGGAACGATCAGCGTGCTGCAGCCGGGCGTCGAGGCGTACTGGCAGCCGCCGAAGATCGGCTACCAGAACGGGCGCATCCTGCAGTTCTTCGTGCGCGGTTACGGCACCGCGTACGACGGCAACGGCAACGTGACCGGCATGCCGACGGTGCAGGGGTCGGTGGGCGTGCGCTACAAGCCGATACCGGATCAGAACGTGGTGATGACCGCCGAGCGGCTGTTCCACATCGGCAGCCTGTCGATGACGGACTGGCTGATGCGTTTGGGATATTCGTCGGAAGCGGGCACCGACCTGCGCGTGACCGAGCCGAGCTGGCGCAGCTGGCAGGCCTATGTAGAAGGCGCCTATTTCATTCACGCGGGGCGCTACATCGTTTATTCGGAGCTGCGCTATGGCCACACGTGGCGTCTGCCGATGCTCGGCAATCGTCTGACCGTCTATCCGCACGTCGCGGTGGCGGGCGATCACGACAACCGTGAGAAGGACGAGACGGCGATCGGCGTGGGGCCGGGCATCCAGTTCCGGTACTGGTTCCGCGAAGGGCGCTATACGGCGCCGGCGAGCTACGTCGATGTGACGGTGCAATACCGGTTTCCGTTGACGTCAGCGGCCCGCGCACGTGGTCTCGTGGTGCGCGCGACATTGTGGTTCTGA
- a CDS encoding glycosyl transferase family protein, which produces MNHTIWSAYLSALDVVAIVTAIVILISTLDDLTLDACYWSFEIRRVLRREKAPAIDIGMLRALDERYLALMVPAWKEYDVIAKMIENTLATIEYERYVIFVGTYHNDAETTAEVERMVRRYPGRVTRATVRNDGPTCKADCLNWILDAILRYEDVHRIQFAGVVMHDCEDVIHPAELKYLNHAVTQSDLVQLPVLSLPRKWNEFVAGCYLDDFSETHQKDVPVRARLTGVVPGAGVASCYSRRAIDAAMKASGGNAFNTSSLTEDYDFSFRLRDLGMTETFARFPLSDVARDAQARNARKGAARENLLATREYFPKTFRTAYRQRARWVLGIAFQGWEQLGWKGDLLTRYMFFHDRKGIVTSLFSVIAYVVLLNFVLLAVLEKTGHALPASVHFATNGPWIAPLLWVNTFMLVARAGQRVHFVSKLNGPLQGVLSVPRMFVNNMINFYAVCRAWRIYLGHLVSGKPIAWDKTSHTYLSNEALGKVRRRIGEILVGWGVLSLEQLQACLDKQVTCGKRLGELLLDASMLSTESLADAIAEQADLPRVSLGNVAVGHFADSLAFELQYAYRAIPFSTADDGTLNIAVGRPLTQDEQEVVRRGARTNVAYFIACDAEISAELARHSRFVEISRLRDGDGASMQASAAIRPSGEQA; this is translated from the coding sequence ATGAACCATACAATATGGAGTGCGTATCTGTCGGCGCTCGACGTCGTCGCCATCGTGACCGCGATCGTTATCCTGATCAGCACGCTCGACGATCTCACGCTCGATGCCTGTTACTGGTCGTTCGAAATCCGCCGGGTCCTGCGTCGCGAGAAGGCGCCAGCCATCGACATCGGCATGCTGCGCGCGCTCGACGAGCGTTATCTGGCGCTGATGGTGCCGGCGTGGAAAGAGTACGACGTGATCGCGAAGATGATCGAGAACACGCTCGCGACCATCGAGTACGAACGCTATGTGATCTTCGTCGGCACCTATCACAACGATGCCGAAACTACGGCCGAAGTCGAACGGATGGTTCGACGCTACCCCGGGCGCGTCACGCGCGCGACGGTGCGCAACGACGGGCCGACCTGCAAGGCCGACTGCCTGAACTGGATTCTCGATGCGATCCTGCGTTACGAGGACGTCCACCGCATTCAGTTCGCCGGCGTCGTGATGCACGACTGCGAGGACGTGATTCACCCGGCCGAATTGAAGTACCTGAACCACGCGGTCACGCAGAGCGACCTCGTGCAGCTTCCCGTGCTGTCGTTGCCGCGCAAATGGAACGAGTTCGTCGCCGGCTGTTACCTCGACGATTTCAGCGAAACGCATCAGAAGGACGTGCCGGTGCGCGCGCGTCTGACCGGCGTCGTGCCCGGCGCGGGCGTGGCGTCGTGCTACAGCCGCCGCGCGATCGACGCGGCGATGAAGGCGAGCGGCGGCAATGCGTTCAACACCAGTTCGCTGACCGAGGACTACGACTTCAGCTTCCGGCTGAGGGACCTCGGGATGACGGAGACGTTCGCCCGCTTCCCGCTGTCGGACGTCGCGCGCGATGCGCAGGCGCGCAACGCGCGCAAAGGCGCGGCACGTGAGAACCTGCTCGCGACGCGCGAGTACTTTCCGAAGACGTTCAGAACAGCATACCGGCAGCGCGCGCGCTGGGTGCTCGGCATCGCGTTTCAAGGCTGGGAGCAGCTCGGCTGGAAAGGCGACCTGCTCACCCGCTACATGTTCTTCCACGATCGCAAGGGCATCGTGACGTCGCTGTTCTCGGTGATCGCCTACGTCGTGCTGCTCAATTTCGTGCTGCTTGCCGTCCTCGAGAAAACCGGCCATGCGCTCCCGGCCAGCGTTCATTTCGCGACGAACGGCCCGTGGATCGCGCCGCTGCTGTGGGTGAACACCTTCATGCTGGTCGCGCGCGCCGGACAGCGCGTGCACTTCGTCAGCAAGCTGAACGGCCCGCTGCAGGGGGTGCTGTCGGTCCCGCGGATGTTCGTCAACAACATGATCAACTTCTACGCGGTTTGCCGCGCGTGGCGCATCTATCTTGGCCACCTGGTGAGCGGCAAGCCGATCGCGTGGGACAAGACCAGCCACACCTATCTGTCGAACGAAGCGCTCGGGAAAGTGCGGCGCAGGATCGGCGAGATCCTGGTCGGCTGGGGCGTGCTGTCGCTCGAGCAGCTGCAGGCATGCCTCGACAAGCAAGTGACGTGCGGCAAGCGGCTCGGCGAGCTGTTGCTCGACGCGAGCATGCTGTCGACCGAATCGCTCGCCGACGCGATCGCCGAGCAGGCCGATCTGCCGCGCGTGAGCCTGGGCAACGTTGCTGTCGGCCATTTCGCGGACTCGCTGGCCTTCGAGTTGCAGTACGCGTATCGCGCGATTCCGTTTTCCACCGCCGACGACGGCACGCTGAACATCGCGGTCGGCCGCCCGCTCACTCAGGACGAACAGGAGGTCGTGCGACGCGGCGCGCGTACCAACGTCGCGTACTTCATCGCGTGCGATGCGGAAATTTCCGCCGAACTCGCGCGGCACTCGCGCTTCGTCGAGATCTCGCGGCTACGCGACGGCGACGGCGCGTCGATGCAGGCATCTGCGGCGATTCGGCCGTCGGGAGAACAGGCATGA
- a CDS encoding class I SAM-dependent methyltransferase: MTSHAEIYLRDFHRRRAGATRRAYGNRPARSAQAAYPSSYHALANRVPNEAMSRTVLDLACGDGPLLQILNDRGHAATKLIGIDMSDGELSVARGILPHEIRLLNERAQEMSLDSGSVDYVLSHMALMLMDDIEQVVREIRRVLRDGGSFSAIVGRSFLTGKIGEVFLDIFKPIAKARLTELRLGDARTRSEAGWQELLKRDFVDVAFEDIDIDWTPTPEQLWLDMLDTYDADRMSEAARAQFKSELLSAFAPMQSDDGTLQTGWGLRLVQATAA; encoded by the coding sequence ATGACCTCGCACGCAGAAATATATTTGAGAGATTTTCATCGCCGCCGGGCAGGAGCAACGCGTCGAGCCTATGGTAATCGACCTGCCCGATCTGCGCAGGCGGCATACCCTTCCTCCTATCACGCACTGGCGAATCGTGTGCCGAATGAAGCGATGTCGCGGACTGTCCTCGACCTGGCATGTGGCGATGGGCCATTGCTGCAAATTCTGAACGACAGGGGGCATGCAGCCACGAAGCTGATTGGCATAGACATGAGCGATGGCGAGTTGAGCGTGGCTCGGGGAATATTGCCGCACGAAATACGATTGCTCAACGAGCGCGCACAAGAAATGTCGCTCGATAGCGGTTCAGTAGACTACGTGCTGTCGCACATGGCTCTCATGTTGATGGACGATATCGAACAAGTGGTCCGAGAGATTCGCCGGGTATTACGTGACGGCGGCAGTTTTTCCGCTATCGTGGGGCGGAGCTTTTTGACCGGCAAGATCGGCGAAGTCTTTTTGGACATCTTCAAGCCAATCGCGAAGGCTCGGCTCACCGAGTTGCGACTCGGCGACGCGCGCACGCGCAGTGAAGCCGGTTGGCAAGAACTGCTAAAACGCGATTTTGTTGATGTGGCTTTTGAAGACATCGACATCGACTGGACGCCTACACCCGAGCAGCTGTGGTTGGACATGCTGGACACCTACGATGCCGACCGGATGTCGGAAGCGGCGCGCGCGCAGTTCAAAAGTGAACTGTTGTCGGCGTTCGCGCCCATGCAAAGCGACGACGGTACGTTGCAAACTGGATGGGGCCTGCGTCTGGTTCAGGCCACTGCTGCCTAG
- a CDS encoding DUF2334 domain-containing protein, giving the protein MKKILIVIALLAGFVQIATPGTAHAQTTTARTLVLYDNPANDPYSKLGLMYSIMLRNLLGHFNTTVDLVPIQNYTSGMVGNHDVTFYIGDYYNNPIPTAFMSDVMTATKTVVWFKYNLWQLAWNTAYTFNQTFGFSFQGLAGLNATPSSSNPNPGFYDTITYKNLPMVKYYAYNASTGAVSADPDVGLTQVVDATKAQVLVTMKNSQSGATAPYVMRSGRLWYFADVPFSYIGPTDRYLVICDMLHDILQTNAPVNHRALVRLEDLDAYTTTSSMKQLTDYLYSKRIKFTMATIPLYTDPNGYYNGGVPQTIHLAQATGLKNALNYAIPRGGSIVMHGYTHQYDSTPNLLTAVSGSDYEFWYAVQNRPVDEDSVQWAEDRMTNGLLEFTANGYKIVGWAAPQYQVSPKAAAATAATFPTTFQRAVYYTATNPQLGTGAPNQDFSAGQFFPYIINSDYYGQRIIPENLGSIQYNICSIDQFSCITYTWQQLVTNAQYGLAVRDGFASFFFHPYWLEPDLRLPALQDFQSLVTGITNLGYTWVDGTTAK; this is encoded by the coding sequence ATGAAGAAGATCCTGATCGTCATCGCGCTGCTGGCCGGCTTCGTGCAAATCGCGACGCCCGGCACGGCCCACGCGCAGACCACCACTGCCCGCACGCTCGTGCTCTACGACAACCCGGCCAACGACCCGTATTCGAAGCTCGGACTGATGTACAGCATCATGTTGCGCAATCTGCTCGGCCACTTCAATACGACCGTGGACCTGGTTCCGATCCAGAACTACACGTCGGGCATGGTCGGCAATCACGACGTGACGTTCTACATCGGCGATTACTACAACAACCCGATTCCGACCGCGTTCATGAGCGACGTGATGACCGCCACGAAGACGGTCGTCTGGTTCAAGTACAACCTGTGGCAGCTCGCATGGAACACGGCGTACACGTTCAACCAGACCTTCGGGTTCAGTTTTCAGGGGCTGGCCGGGCTGAACGCGACGCCTTCGTCGAGCAATCCGAACCCCGGCTTCTACGACACGATCACCTACAAGAACCTGCCGATGGTGAAGTACTACGCGTACAACGCGTCGACCGGCGCCGTCAGCGCGGACCCGGACGTCGGCCTGACACAGGTGGTCGATGCGACCAAGGCGCAGGTGCTCGTCACGATGAAGAACAGCCAGAGCGGCGCAACCGCGCCGTACGTGATGCGCTCGGGCCGCCTCTGGTACTTCGCCGACGTTCCGTTCTCCTACATCGGGCCGACGGATCGCTACCTCGTGATCTGCGACATGCTGCACGACATCCTGCAGACCAACGCACCGGTGAATCATCGTGCGCTCGTGCGTCTCGAGGACCTCGACGCCTATACGACGACGAGTTCGATGAAGCAGCTCACCGACTACCTGTACTCGAAGAGGATCAAGTTCACGATGGCGACCATTCCGCTGTATACCGACCCGAACGGTTATTACAACGGCGGCGTGCCACAGACCATCCATCTCGCGCAGGCAACGGGGCTCAAGAATGCGCTGAACTACGCAATCCCGCGCGGCGGCTCGATCGTGATGCATGGTTACACGCACCAGTACGACTCGACGCCGAATCTGCTGACTGCCGTCAGCGGCAGCGACTACGAGTTTTGGTACGCGGTGCAGAACCGGCCGGTCGATGAGGACTCGGTGCAATGGGCGGAGGACAGAATGACGAACGGGCTGCTCGAGTTCACGGCCAACGGCTACAAGATCGTCGGCTGGGCTGCGCCGCAGTATCAGGTGTCGCCCAAGGCGGCGGCGGCGACGGCCGCGACGTTCCCGACCACGTTCCAGCGGGCCGTCTACTACACGGCGACCAATCCACAGCTCGGCACCGGCGCACCCAACCAGGACTTTTCGGCCGGGCAGTTCTTCCCGTACATCATCAACTCCGATTACTACGGACAGCGGATCATTCCGGAGAACCTGGGCAGCATCCAGTACAACATTTGCAGTATCGACCAGTTCTCGTGCATCACGTACACGTGGCAGCAGCTCGTGACCAATGCACAGTACGGGCTGGCCGTGCGCGACGGCTTCGCGTCGTTCTTCTTCCATCCGTACTGGCTCGAACCCGACCTCCGGCTGCCTGCATTGCAGGATTTCCAGAGTCTCGTGACCGGCATCACGAACCTCGGTTATACCTGGGTGGACGGCACGACGGCCAAGTAA
- a CDS encoding IS256-like element ISBcen18 family transposase — translation MPMKKKRQTVARQAAARGPLPELPKELLDQLVKGPMTPTEVQDLMLAFNKAVIERAMGAEMNLHMGYPSGQSKPPGQANERNGASGKTVITDRGPVRVEVPRDRDGSFEPILIPKHERRFTGFDERIIAMYARGMSVREIQAFLAESYGTEVSPDFISSVTDEVMAEALSWQSRPLETMYPVVFFDALRVKIRDDGVVSNKAVYLALGIQADGQRDVLGLWIEQTEGAKFWLKVFNELKTRGCQDILIAVVDGLKGLTEAIGAAYPRTTVQTCIVHLIRNSLEYASYKDRKVLAAALRPIYAAASEEAARQALQDFADGPWGVKYPTIVQSWQRAWEHVVPFYVFPPEIRRGVYTTNAIESLNMQLRKIIKTRGHFPNDEAAIKLLWLALRNVLAKTVRSAFDWKSAMNQFAILFGERFMQARG, via the coding sequence ATGCCAATGAAGAAGAAAAGGCAAACTGTAGCGCGTCAGGCAGCGGCCCGCGGGCCGCTGCCTGAACTGCCCAAGGAACTGCTGGACCAACTGGTCAAGGGGCCGATGACGCCGACCGAGGTCCAGGATTTGATGCTGGCGTTCAACAAAGCAGTCATCGAACGCGCAATGGGCGCCGAGATGAATCTGCATATGGGCTACCCGTCGGGCCAGTCCAAGCCGCCCGGGCAAGCCAACGAGCGCAACGGCGCCAGCGGCAAGACGGTCATCACCGATCGGGGCCCAGTTCGGGTCGAAGTCCCCCGCGATCGTGACGGCAGCTTCGAGCCAATCCTGATTCCCAAGCACGAACGCCGTTTCACTGGATTCGACGAACGCATCATCGCGATGTACGCCCGCGGCATGAGCGTGCGCGAGATTCAGGCCTTTCTGGCTGAGAGCTACGGCACCGAGGTGTCTCCCGACTTCATCAGTTCGGTCACCGACGAGGTGATGGCCGAGGCGCTGAGCTGGCAAAGCCGCCCGCTCGAAACGATGTATCCAGTGGTGTTCTTCGATGCGCTGCGCGTCAAGATCCGCGACGACGGCGTGGTCAGCAACAAGGCCGTCTATCTGGCCTTGGGCATTCAGGCCGATGGCCAGCGCGACGTGCTGGGCCTCTGGATCGAGCAGACCGAGGGTGCCAAGTTCTGGCTCAAGGTGTTCAACGAACTGAAGACGCGCGGCTGCCAGGACATCCTGATCGCCGTGGTCGATGGCCTAAAGGGGCTCACCGAAGCCATCGGCGCGGCCTATCCGCGGACCACCGTTCAGACCTGCATCGTGCATCTGATCCGCAACAGCCTCGAATACGCCAGCTACAAGGACCGTAAGGTGCTCGCCGCCGCGCTGCGCCCGATCTACGCGGCTGCCAGCGAAGAGGCGGCACGGCAGGCGCTGCAAGACTTCGCCGACGGGCCTTGGGGTGTGAAGTACCCGACGATCGTGCAGTCGTGGCAACGCGCGTGGGAGCACGTCGTGCCGTTCTACGTGTTTCCGCCGGAGATTCGACGGGGCGTGTACACCACGAACGCGATAGAAAGTTTGAACATGCAGCTGCGCAAGATCATCAAGACCCGCGGTCACTTCCCGAATGACGAGGCGGCCATCAAGCTGCTCTGGCTGGCGTTGCGCAACGTACTGGCCAAGACCGTGCGGTCCGCGTTCGACTGGAAATCAGCAATGAATCAGTTTGCTATCCTGTTCGGAGAGCGATTTATGCAGGCGCGTGGATAA